In one Abyssisolibacter fermentans genomic region, the following are encoded:
- a CDS encoding metallophosphoesterase encodes MMIFIIPIVIVIIYFYISTNYIRINKINVASLRKYNLKYIHITDIHGKIRFINGRLSDLVNKEKPDFVLLTGDMISKLSELDKVISDLKKIKCRIYIVLGNYERECYNHGHKESFSLIQIEEAIKSANNLKLLINEDVIELINGIRICVYGFDNSSYGNEIYRSSDKKYDYRILLAHSPNIIKLIEDKGISYNHLLVGHTHGGQIRLGKIYKNAYSKFHIGDLYDNEGRIFTINKGIGTTRIPLRINATPEIRCYEI; translated from the coding sequence ATGATGATATTTATAATACCTATTGTTATTGTAATTATTTATTTTTACATATCAACTAATTATATTAGAATTAATAAAATTAATGTAGCTTCGTTAAGAAAATATAATTTAAAATATATTCATATAACAGATATTCACGGTAAGATAAGGTTTATTAATGGTAGGTTATCTGATTTAGTTAATAAAGAAAAACCAGATTTTGTTTTACTGACAGGAGATATGATAAGTAAATTAAGTGAATTAGATAAAGTTATTAGTGACTTAAAGAAGATTAAATGTAGAATATATATTGTTTTAGGCAATTATGAAAGAGAATGTTATAATCATGGTCATAAAGAAAGTTTTAGTCTTATTCAAATAGAGGAGGCAATTAAATCAGCGAATAACCTTAAACTTTTAATAAATGAAGATGTGATAGAATTAATTAATGGAATTAGAATATGTGTTTATGGATTTGATAACTCATCTTATGGAAATGAGATTTATAGATCAAGTGATAAGAAATATGATTATAGAATTTTATTAGCTCATTCACCAAATATTATAAAGTTAATAGAAGATAAAGGCATAAGCTATAATCACTTATTAGTAGGACATACACATGGAGGCCAAATTCGATTAGGTAAAATTTACAAGAATGCATATTCAAAATTTCATATAGGGGATTTATATGATAATGAAGGAAGAATCTTTACAATTAATAAAGGGATTGGAACTACAAGAATTCCATTGAGAATAAATGCAACACCAGAAATAAGATGCTATGAAATATAG
- a CDS encoding TPR end-of-group domain-containing protein, with product MRLIKKVFFEKKIKKYLKESNYHEVKKTYDDLIGLYPKNSNYRFNKMQILVALGKLEEANIIADTLIKFHPQNHLYYLRKAAILDGLNKYEDAIEFYTKGIELDKNNIDAYTGKGIALACIKNYNYAIACYNKAIKIAPKKAYWAYCNKAVAYLIKDKNYNYSLELCDTAMKLKRYRNDFDYAYFVKSRAYALKGDKANCLNNLYEAIKLEEKWKNAIDDCSEFDSLRDNPDFIKLKYVNDIF from the coding sequence ATGAGATTAATAAAAAAAGTATTCTTTGAAAAAAAGATAAAGAAATATTTAAAGGAGAGTAATTATCATGAGGTAAAAAAGACATATGATGATCTTATTGGTTTATATCCTAAGAATAGTAATTATAGATTTAATAAAATGCAAATACTTGTAGCGCTAGGTAAACTAGAAGAAGCTAACATTATTGCAGATACATTAATAAAATTTCACCCACAAAATCATTTGTATTATTTAAGAAAAGCTGCAATACTAGATGGTTTAAATAAGTATGAAGATGCAATAGAATTTTATACAAAAGGAATTGAACTAGATAAAAATAATATTGATGCGTATACTGGAAAAGGTATAGCATTAGCATGCATTAAAAATTATAATTATGCAATTGCTTGTTATAATAAAGCAATAAAAATTGCACCTAAAAAAGCCTATTGGGCTTATTGTAATAAGGCTGTTGCCTATTTAATAAAAGATAAGAACTATAATTACTCATTAGAACTATGTGATACTGCAATGAAACTAAAGAGATATAGAAATGATTTTGATTATGCTTACTTTGTAAAAAGCAGAGCATATGCTCTAAAAGGAGATAAAGCTAATTGCTTGAATAATTTATATGAAGCTATAAAACTAGAAGAAAAATGGAAAAATGCTATAGATGATTGTAGTGAATTTGATTCATTACGAGATAATCCGGATTTTATTAAGCTGAAGTACGTAAATGATATATTTTAG